In Solanum stenotomum isolate F172 chromosome 6, ASM1918654v1, whole genome shotgun sequence, one DNA window encodes the following:
- the LOC125867934 gene encoding CASP-like protein 4C2 translates to MMRSPQEPNRNGGIRTPSPRPRNQSQFHSTVSVQKNQRLNILILIFRFAAFCFSLASAIFMFANSHGGGSDSDSDSLRWYHFDAFRFVAIAAGIVALYSLFEIGASVWEISRGTTVLPEVVQVWFDFGHDQVFAYMLLSADSAGTALARTLRDRDTCTANNAFCVQSDISVALGFAGFMFLSFSSLLSGFRVVCFILNGSRFHM, encoded by the exons ATGATGAGGTCGCCGCAGGAACCGAACCGGAACGGCGGTATTAGAACTCCGTCTCCCCGGCCGAGAAATCAATCTCAGTTTCACTCAACCGTTTCCGTGCAAAAAAACCAGCGGTTAAATATTTTGATACTCATTTTCCGGTTCGCCGCCTTCTGCTTCTCACTCGCCTCTGCAATTTTCATGTTCGCTAACTCTCACGGCGGTGGCTCCGATTCCGATTCCGATTCTCTTCGGTGGTACCACTTCGATGCGTTCAG ATTTGTGGCAATTGCAGCTGGGATTGTAGCATTGTATTCACTATTCGAAATTGGAGCTTCGGTTTGGGAAATATCAAGAGGCACCACTGTTCTTCCTGAAGTTGTACAAGTTTGGTTCGATTTCGGCCACGATCAG GTTTTTGCATACATGTTGTTGTCGGCAGATTCGGCGGGAACGGCGTTAGCTCGGACGTTAAGGGATCGGGACACGTGTACGGCTAATAATGCATTTTGTGTTCAATCAGATATATCCGTCGCCTTAGGATTCGCCGGGTTTATGTTCTTgagtttttcttctttattatcGGGTTTTCGGGTCGTATGTTTCATACTTAACGGGTCACGTTTTCATATGTAA